The DNA sequence CAGGAACTAAAATTGGTGTTAAAAACATAttcaatttccaattaTCACCACCAAGGAATCGATACAAATATCCTGAAATATAGGACCCAATAATACTACTaccaatataaataataaatgtaaAAGTAGATAAAGCTCCTCTATTAGAAGGTGATAATAATCCAAACAAGGCAAAAACAATTGTAGCAAATGtcatgaaaaaaatttgtacTCCACTTCCtacaaaaattgataataataatctttgCTTTGGTGGTCTAAAAATATCTCCATGAACTAATTTCCAACCACTTTCATCagaaatatcatcatctaaaTTGActtcattatatttaacAATATCATTCTTCAATGTTTTAACCAAAATATGAGCAATAATTATCCCCAAGattaaaacaatcaaagaaaaattgattaatgaaAACCATTGAATCTTAGGATTATAAACATGTAAATATTTATCCCATCTAGTAGCCCAAGCAACAGGACTTTCTTCGAAATTAACTGAATAAGTAAATAATACATCAGTTTCCTTATTTTTACTCAATTGAACTGGTTTTAAATCTAATGAGCATAATTGATCTCCATTGACAtcttcttttaattctGATCTATCTAATGATGCTGGTGATACTGTAACTCCAACAACTCGATATTCATCTTCCTTTCTTTTATGATATTCAATagtaatttgaaaatgattataaaattcaactttattttcatcatcaactttACCAATACGGAACCCTGATCCATAAAGTTCACTATTAGTAGTGGCATCAAAAAGTGGCATTGATGCAGGTAATCCATCAACAATCCAATTATGAGTATAACCAGCTCTAATATTTCTATTAACAAACGCAGAATCGGCTTTACTATATTTGGACTTACACATTGATTGACAAGATTTTGTTTCCaacattttgatttcaaatggTGAACTGAAAATTCTATCACCAAAAATAATCGAACCTAATGATTCCAGTTGTGGTTTAGCACCTCCTTTTGGAGTAcagaaatgaaatttagggtaataataatcatatGAATAAACATAAGTGGCAGTTTTACCTTGTTTAGATGAATGATGGAATGATGGTGTTAAATGATTCACATATAAGGGAATTGTATCCCCCTTTTTATAATTGGTTGGTGCAACACCAGGTAAATAAAACGCATTCGATATACTGACTAAGCATATCAATGCTGTGATCAATGATTGTagcattttttttctcaaaaccaaaaatttCTTAAAATGACGATCtaataaatgatatatGAATATGATTAATCAAATGATAGAAATCTacaaagaatcaaaaaaaaaataaaaaaaagaataacaaCAAGTAAAATacaaaccaacaaaaaatctcaaaagcttttttttttctttactCCTTGGGAAGGAAGGAAATCTGCCaccacacacacacacacacactaCGCACCACGCAAAtagagaagaaaaattttttttttagataAACAATGTCCAAcccaaacaaaaacaaactgaattcaattcaattcaattcaaaccATAACCATCAAGTTGAATTATTCATACAGAAAACAATCTTCataaagaaatgaaaaaaaaaaaaaaaaaaaatctaacTCTTTTTGTACTTCATATCTTTCAATAACAACTATTAGCCGTGGCTATCACAAAAACATCACTTCAAACAAACTCAGA is a window from the Candida dubliniensis CD36 chromosome 4, complete sequence genome containing:
- a CDS encoding endomembrane protein, putative (Similar to S. cerevisiae EMP70) is translated as MLQSLITALICLVSISNAFYLPGVAPTNYKKGDTIPLYVNHLTPSFHHSSKQGKTATYVYSYDYYYPKFHFCTPKGGAKPQSESLGSIIFGDRIFSSPFEIKMLETKSCQSMCKSKYSKADSAFVNRNIRAGYTHNWIVDGLPASMPLFDATTNSELYGSGFRIGKVDDENKVEFYNHFQITIEYHKRKEDEYRVVGVTVSPASLDRSELKEDVNGDQLCSLDLKPVQLSKNKETDVLFTYSVNFEESPVAWATRWDKYLHVYNPKIQWFSLINFSLIVLILGIIIAHILVKTLKNDIVKYNEVNLDDDISDESGWKLVHGDIFRPPKQRLLLSIFVGSGVQIFFMTFATIVFALFGLLSPSNRGALSTFTFIIYIGSSIIGSYISGYLYRFLGGDNWKLNMFLTPILVPGILFSVFVVLNFFLISVQSSGAIPLGTMFAIVLIWFMVSIPLGVIGSILASKKPLLSVPVRTNQIPRQIPTQPWYLRTIPVMFISGIFPFGSIAVEMYFIYSSIWFNKIFYMFGFLFFCFILMILTSSLITILMIYYTLCSENYKWQWKSIFVGGGCAIYVFIHSFFLTGGEKFGGFSSLVLYTGYSAVISLLVFLCCGSIGFISSLIFVRLIYGQIKID